In Ornithodoros turicata isolate Travis chromosome 1, ASM3712646v1, whole genome shotgun sequence, the DNA window CTCATACACTGgaaatagaattacgaaattGAGACGGGTCAGTTATGGTAACGATGTGGGGCGGGAGGTTATTCCAATCAATGGCAGTCTTGGGGGAAAAAGGAATTTGAAAATGATTCAGTGTTACATTTTATGCGGGCAACTTTGAATTCGTGGTCGATGAGAGATGATATTCAGTGAGGAGGATTGATGTAGGATGACCTGATGGCAGGAGAATGGCAGAACTTGTGAAACAGTGATAAGCGTGCGGCCCTTCTACGAACGTGCGGTTCGTCCAGGTTGATGTGCTTTTTTAATGAAGAGATACTTGCATGTGGTGTGTAGTTACTAGTGATGAACCTGGTTGCGCGGTTTTGAACGGCTTCGAGGTCGCGCAAAATGTAAGCAGTAGATGGATCCCATACGGCAGAGGCATACTCCAACGACCCATGTTCCACCACTAAGCTTCTCTCTTTGTGTGCTAAATAATCAACTCATAGAACACAGCACAGTGCCAGGTTAACCACACGAACAAGCATGTGGACTCCACTCAAAAATCCGTATATTCAATTCTGCTTTCTTGTGGTAAGTCATACATAGGCCAAACAGGCAGATGCATGAATGTGCGGCTAAGGAAACACGCCCTCACCACTAGCAATAACACACCAACCGGTCACCTAGCAAGTACTGTCCAAGTACACTGCAAGTAGTGTTCCTGCTCGCCAATCTTCTATAATACAGAGGCCGTTGCTTCGTTCAAAGACAAAGTTTGCAGGGAACTTCATGAGGTATATCTCATTCAGAATACACAACAATATTGCATAAGTTCGCCCCCCATCGATATACTATCAGATGAGGTGGATTATCTGAGAGAATGATAACATTGTCTCGTCCGCACACTGCGCTCCGCATGTCTGACTTTTCCCATCGTATGGAACCAGTTCGAAGCCCTCAACTTCTATTTTAGCCGTATTGTGTAAATAAAATTGGCCAGTTGTAACTAAGCAGTTGTCTGTGTCGCTCGAGTTCTTTTCTGTCTGGCTGTTGGGTGCTGCACTCTTAATCTAGTTCCCTCTAACGTTACTCTGATACGCACCTAACTTGTGAAATACAAGTTATTTGTGCTCGATGTAAAGGTTACAGCCCATTCAAAGGTTACATGCGGACGTGCGCTGCCCTTCCGTACGAAAATTCCTGAATCCGAAACCAATCAGGTTTCTTCGATCAGACCTGGTTCCGGACTGAACCCAAAATTGGGCGGGAATGACGATAAGGAATTATTCAGGAATGGGGTATCAGGATCTATTCCGGTAATTTATTCCGGGACTGAATGGGTCCTGAACTCGAAACTGAATGTAACCGGAACAAACTCGCCATTTATCTGATCATACCCGGATACGCGCCTGATAGAATACAGGATGATTCCTGAATGAAAACGGAGAGCGCCTGAATAATTTCGGAAGAAATGCTGAATCCATGGTGGTGCATGCATTCGCTTGCTATAAACCTTTACTCGAGTGGATCTATTTGAAAAGAACAAAAATGTGACTAGACCAGCAAGAGATGCATGCAGGATTAGTGTGAAATCTGAAATCGGGCTACTTGACCATGCGCCCTTGTCGTGCCTTTACATACTACATGCATGAATGGAACACAAAGTGTAAGATAAGATTCAGTCGACAATTTTATTTCCATGGTTTCGTTTGCCTTTCAATTCACTTAATTTGGTCCCAATAGATTTCAGTAGAGCCGGGGCGACGCCTTCCATTCCTCTCGTCCTACGCTGTGTGCAAGAGTGACTTCTGCAAATAAGGCACACACATGAAGACAGAGAAAGAAGTCACTAAGCGGAATCGCGGCATGAATACTTATACAACTTACCGTTTTGGGAGTAGAAGGCTTGTCTTTTGGTAATCCAAGAGAGCGCTGATGCGATCGAGTTGGTTCCTATCGATGGACGACATGGCATGGAACACAGAAcgcacgacacaacacacacacaaccgccttctcaggaagcgcaagcaaattcctgttgcattcTTCTATTAAAACGTCAATTTCATCCTGGAGTGCAGTCTTGTCGTCTGCACGAAAGAAAGACGAAGTGATGAAGGAAAAAGCGCGCACACAAAACACACGCAGTAAGAAGCGgccacttaccagaaatattcaTCAAATATTCCTCTTGCTTGTCAGCGTACTCTAACTCCCAAACCTGTACACGTTTCACTGTTGTAGTTTTCTATGTggagcacgcacacacacacaaaaaaaaaagcgttgtcTCACACGAGGACGTCTTGATGCTGACGATGGGGAATGAATCCTGTCGGGGCCTAGCACTTCAAATGACTACGGAGGTCAGGTGACTGACAATACTCCAAGTACTGACAATATTCCAAGAATAAGTATGTTCCCTATCAGCCCGAAGGGAGCAGCAGTGCAGAAGGGGAAGGGTCAGTGTATGCTTCCCATtgagctctggaatttcccgctGACCTAAAAAGTCAAAACCAGTTTAGCTCCTCGTACACTTTTGTCCAGAGGGACTGCAATGTACATGTGGTTTGGTGATTTCGAAGCCAAACGGAACTTTTGCAACACATCCGTATTATCAagttatcaaaaagaaaaaaaaaataagcatGATATATTAAGCTTTACTGCTTTTTGTCAACCTGTTTACGCATTAGTTATCAATCATATCATACTGTGCATTTCCGGCATTCACTGGTGTCCCTTTTCCGTGCCCAGAAAGTTATCTCAGCAATAACAATTAATACTAtttcgtggggggggggggtatatttattagacgaaaagtaaaaaaaaaacggggaaaggtcagccaaccgggacgtcggcttgctattccagaaataagaaataataataaataaataaaaagaaaagataagaattaaagaaagaaagaaataggaaggaataagaaataaataaagaaagaaaattaagaaataagactAATTCGTAGCTTTACATCAAACATAAGCATAACATAGTCCCGCGCTACCAAGGTCACTTCACCTGATCGTCCTGcaatcacatcatctcatcgctGGTTCGTCTGGCCATGCACGGAATCTCGAAATAATGTACACACAGCACGTGGTTCCAGAAAAATGTCCATGAGTGTATTGTGTTCAAGGATCCCGAGTATTTGCTCACCTTGAATGTATTTCCGTTTCTGCTGCTGCTATAATCGGGAAAAAATGTTTTGCGGGATTCTGTCGATAACGGTCGTAGATACGCTACATATAATTTAATAATTCCAGACTTTGAGGGCAACGTGATCGAGGATCTCTGTAATCATGTTACTTAATATCTATTGCCACACTTGACATATTTTCAAAGATTATCAAAGGAATCCCGGTtgacgaccaagtatcaggCACGTCCTTCCGGTTTGGTTCAGGCGATATTCAGGCGGATTCAGGAAAGCGCCGTCCGGAATCCGGCTGGACCTATGCCGGAATGTCCTGAACAGTGCCGGATTCCGCCGGAATCAGCCGGATAGTGCCCGGAATCAGGTCTGATTCAGGTTATTCAGGAAGTTTCGTACGGGAGCTCTTACAGGTTACATTGCGAGAGAAACAGTGGCGTTACCCCTAAGGAGTGTGTGAAggtggggtagttggtgtacattcatcgtgataaagcagcacaaagacgcggacaaagaaggaagacaggacgactgctaactctcaactggcAGTTTTTACTAAACAAAACATGTTTATATACACAAAAGAAAGGGGGGGAGCCTGCTTCTAGTCACATGACACCATCGGGTTACACTGCAACGTGTTCCCGAGATAGCTTATCTCCGCGGGGGAGAGGCTCAGTGACGGAGCGCTTACGCATTGATCATCATCGTGTTTTGTAATGAAAAATGCCTCTACTATTTCCCTTGTTAGCTGCTCATTGTGTACTGATAGTACATCTGTTCGCGCGAGGTCTGGTTTGCACCCACAGTCACGACAGTGCAAAGCGAGGTGCCCGGATGGTGTTTTCTTAATGGATGCCCCATGttacagtgccctagaagagTATAGTGGAAAGAGCGGAACCGGTTTCAGACCGATAGCTGAGGAAGGACGAGCGGACGGCCGCTGCTGGATCTCCTGGCGCTGCTGTCGAATTCCCGAGGAGAAACTGTGAAGCGCCTATGTCCGCTGCAgcgtttttgctatttttgcaTGGTTTGCGTGATGCTTTGGTGACTCCGAAAGAAGGCGATGTGTGACGCATCAAAATAGTGAAGCTTCCTGTAAATTTTGCTGGTATTTGAGTGTGCTAGTCCTcgatggagaagaagaaaaagaagttagAGACACATTGTTTCGCGCCCCGTTGCAAGACTGGCTACCCGGGTAGCTTTCTGTCGAGCCTAAAACAGCTGTGGACTTAAGGGTCACCATTACCAGCACGATATCCCTGATGGACTACTTAACAAGGCACGTCGGGTATAAGTTCATCGTGACATCACGAAGTCAAGGTCCGCTTGACAACGTTTTTGGCATCGTGAGGCAATCCTCAGGCTGTCACATCCAACACCACAACAGTTTTTGATAACTGTTTCTTGCCTTAGCTTTTATAGTATGGCAAAATCTGTTGCAAATGGAAATGCGTTAGATATGCTCTGCTCAGTACAAACGGCATAGAGGAATACAAATGCGCAAAGCAGACTCTGATAGACAAGTTCATTGGAGATGGTGACCTCAGCAGCGCCGAACTTGTAATTGAAAAGTCAACAGACCATGTCGCATATGTATCCTCAAGAAGCGACCAGagactatttttttttatatagagCTCTGGCTATGTTGCCAGAAAATTCCTGTCTAAATCAAAGTGTGACATGTGTAGAAAGTTGTTGCTTAGTGACAAGAATGATGTACAGAACCTGCAGGCAGCTCAGCTGACTCAGCtgaaagataataataataataataataataataataataataattgggggtttacgtcgcgagacaactgagatcatgagcgacgccacagcggtcggtctgtggattgcttttgcccacctgagggttctttaacgtgcgatgaaagctcatcacacggcaccccgtatttaacgtcccagCTGAaagataaggggggggggggctgttgtATCCATCAGGCTTTATGCTTAGGTTCGTGGAAAATTTGGAAAACGTGTTTACCATCAGCTGCTTCAGTACGCAGGAACTTCACCATGAAAGCATTATGGACGTCATTGCACTTCTTCATAGAACTCGACAGGATGCCATTGGTTGCACTGAACATAGCAAGCAACTGAATGCTGAAGTTATGGTATTTTATGTCACCACTAGGCCAAAGCACAGAGACGCTACTGTGCAAAATATCCGAAGCAGTCGCTGCACAAAacttgtcatttttacctgccagtAATTAATTTTGTTCTTTACATTATGTGCATCCAATGTTGCAtttaattgcagtttcattgtttttttatatattcataCTCTGTGGTCGTTATAATATTGTGTCTTGTACCTGTCAGCCAAATTTACATCGTCAGAGCCTGCGATCATTCGATAACTGGAAGCATAAACCTGTCTCCCTCATTGCGTGTGCTTCCTGTTTTATGTGGCATATGCCGGTAGAACTGTGTCATGCAGTAAAAGTTTTTGAAAGAGGTAACAAGGAATAATTCACAGagagacacgcacacacaaataacaATCATAGGAAGAGCGATGACCCAATACGCCGGCGCCAGTTTCTGCTCGGGGTAACTACGCCAGCGCCCCAAAGCGGCATCCGCCTCAAGAGCCTCACAGAGGGAgcgtcgcattttccactacaaTCATCTAGGGCACTGTACCCATGTTCTTGAAGTCTGACGTTAAGACATCTTCCGGTTTGCCCTATATACACGCGTCCGCACTGCAGTGGGATCCGGTAGACCACTCGTTGTTGGCATTCTACATGTGGGTTCCTATGTTGGATGGCACACCCTTGTCTTTTCTTCGGTCGGTTGACCTTGGCGCACAGGAAACTAAACTTGACGGGTGCTGACATGACGACGGGAACGCCATGCCTACTGGCGACGTTTTTTATATTGTGGGCTATGGCGTGAACGTAGGGGATACACACGGGTCGACCCGGGGGTCGCGGTCTCGCTGGCTTCGCGCTCCCTTTGATCTTCTTCAGCAATGTCTCGGCCACTTTTATTATCATCACCTCTGGGTAGCCACCCTTTCGTATCTTTGCTACCTGTGCGTGAAAACTGTCCGTAACACAGTGCTCGCATGATCTGGCAAGGGCTGAGTCCAGGGCGTTCATGACAATTCCCCTTTTGACGATCTTAGAGTGGGCTGACTTGTACGGGAGCACTTCCTTCTTTGACCTGGGATCATATGCCCAGCACATATGGAGACCCGCGTCATGTAGGCGAAGGTCAAGAAAGTGAATGGTCCCATCCACGGGGATCTCGTATGTGAAATTGAGTCCCTTTGCGCACGTTCTGAATGTATTTAGGACGTCCTCTTTTGAGATGGGGTTACTACTTGTCACTCCCCGAAAAAAGACCAGAAAGTCATCCACGTACCGGAAGATTTGAAAGTCACAGGTCCCTTCGAGAGCCCGGTTGATGTTAACGTCACAGGCGCCGAGATATATATCACATAGCACGGGCGAAAGTCCTGAGCCGATGGGTGTTCCACTCTTTTGTATGAAGAGCTGATCTGCTTGCCTGATGATGGTTGAAGACAGATATGCTGTAAGAAGCTCCATGAAAGCCGACGTCGCCATGCCTGTGTTGTTTTGGAATGCGATGATTCCAGACCTGTCGATCACTTCTTGCACCTCGGGGAGAAGGACCTCTTGAGGAATGGAATAAAATAGGTCTTCCACGTCGATAGAGAAGACGTTCATGTCCTTCGAGGAGCCCTTCTGTAGATATATATACAAGGAAGGGGGTTTCGTCATCATTCCAACCCAACTGTATGAGCAGAAAAGTGAGGCCGCCCTGCAGAAGAATTTTCGCCCAGTCTCTACGCAAGTAGAAAAAACGGCGCGTTCAAAAGTCCTGCAAATATGCAAGCAATCCAACCTAGAAAGGATCACTAAACGCATCAAGGACGGCAACAACAAACAGCACTTGGAACTTTTCTACACGGCCAAGACACATAAAGAGGGCATCCCCTTCAGGGCCATTGTTTCGGAGAAGGGCACGTGGCAGAAGTGCGTTTCGGGCTTTTTACAGAAACATCTGTCCAGACTAGAGATAGAGGATCCCTTCCTCGTAAGAAACTCGGACCCTGTGATACAATATCTACAGAAGGGCTCCTCGAAGGACATGAACGTCTTCTCTATCGACGTGGAAGACCTATTTTATTCCATTCCTCAAGAGGTCCTTCTCCCCGAGGTGCAAGAAGTGATCGACAGGTCTGGAATCATCGCATTCCAAAACAACACAGGCATGGCGACGTCGGCTTTCATGGAGCTTCTTACAGCATATCTGTCTTCAACCATCATCAGGCAAGCAGATCAGCTCTTCATACAAAAGAGTGGAACACCCATCGGCTCAGGACTTTCGCCCGTGCTATGTGATATATATCTCGGCGCCTGTGACGTTAACATCAACCGGGCTCTCGAAGGGACCTGTGACTTTCAAATCTTCCGGTACGTGGATGACTTTCTGGTCTTTTTTTCGGGGAGTGACAAGTAGTAACCCCATCTCAAAAGAGGACGTCCTAAATACATTCAGAACGTGCGCAAAGGGACTCAATTTCACATACGAGATCCCCGTGGATGGGACCATTCACTTTCTTGACCTTCGCCTACATGACGCGGGTCTCCATATGTGCTGGGCATATGATCCCAGGTCAAAGAAGGAAGTGCTCCCGTACAAGTCAGCCCACTCTAAGATCGTCAAAAGGGGAATTGTCATGAACGCCCTGGACTCAGCCCTTGCCAGATCATGCGAGCACTGTGTTACGGACAGTTTTCACGCACAGGTAGCAAAGATACGAAAGGGTGGCTACCCAGAGGTGATGATAATAAAAGTGGCCGAGACATTGCTGAAGAAGATCAAAGGGAGCGCGAAGCCAGCGAGACCGCGACCCCCGGGTCGACCCGTGTGTATCCCCTACGTTCACGCCATAGCCCACAATATAAAAAACGTCGCCAGTAGGCATGGCGTTCCCGTCGTCATGTCAG includes these proteins:
- the LOC135377675 gene encoding uncharacterized protein LOC135377675, coding for MNVFSIDVEDLFYSIPQEVLLPEVQEVIDRSGIIAFQNNTGMATSAFMELLTAYLSSTIIRQADQLFIQKSGTPIGSGLSPVLCDIYLGACDVNINRALEGTCDFQIFRYVDDFLVFFRGVTSSNPISKEDVLNTFRTCAKGLNFTYEIPVDGTIHFLDLRLHDAGLHMCWAYDPRSKKEVLPYKSAHSKIVKRGIVMNALDSALARSCEHCVTDSFHAQVAKIRKGGYPEVMIIKVAETLLKKIKGSAKPARPRPPGRPVCIPYVHAIAHNIKNVASRHGVPVVMSAPVKFSFLCAKVNRPKKRQGCAIQHRNPHVECQQRVVYRIPLQCGRVYIGQTGRCLNVRLQEHGYSALDDCSGKCDAPSVRLLRRMPLWGAGVVTPSRNWRRRIGSSLFL